In Acidobacteriota bacterium, a genomic segment contains:
- the rfbB gene encoding dTDP-glucose 4,6-dehydratase: MRRWLVTGGCGFIGSHFVRLLLRERPEAAVLNLDALTYAGRPENVADCAGDARYRFVRADIAEHAAVASAFAEFQPEVVVHFAAESHVDRSILNADAFLRANVLGTQVLLEAARRGVVGRFVQVSSDEVYGSIAAPGRASEEAALAPNSPYAASKAAADLLARAAMQTYGLAVVITRGSNTYGPNQYPEKLIPLAITNALAGQAIPLYGDGGQARSWLHVEDHCRGVLAAAERGTPGGIYNLGSEEETTNRALLGELLKLMGLPRELIQRVADRPGHDRRYALDSGRARRELGWQPRWSLAEGLPQTLEWYGTHADWVAAARAQDFDAYYRRQYGSASSAPTAGG; the protein is encoded by the coding sequence ATGAGGCGCTGGCTGGTGACAGGCGGCTGCGGGTTTATCGGGTCGCATTTTGTGCGATTGCTGCTGCGCGAACGGCCGGAGGCGGCGGTGCTGAACCTCGATGCGCTGACTTATGCCGGCAGGCCGGAGAATGTGGCGGATTGCGCTGGCGACGCACGCTACCGGTTTGTGCGGGCCGACATTGCCGAGCACGCGGCGGTGGCGAGCGCGTTTGCGGAGTTTCAGCCCGAGGTGGTGGTGCATTTCGCGGCGGAGAGCCATGTGGACCGGAGCATCCTGAACGCCGACGCGTTTTTGCGCGCCAACGTGCTGGGGACGCAGGTGTTGCTCGAGGCGGCGCGGCGCGGGGTCGTAGGGCGGTTTGTGCAGGTGTCGAGCGATGAGGTCTACGGCAGCATCGCGGCGCCGGGGCGGGCGAGCGAAGAGGCGGCTCTGGCGCCGAACTCGCCGTATGCGGCCTCGAAGGCGGCGGCGGACCTGCTGGCACGCGCGGCCATGCAGACCTACGGGCTGGCGGTGGTCATCACGCGCGGAAGCAATACCTACGGACCGAATCAGTACCCGGAAAAGCTGATTCCGCTAGCGATCACGAACGCGCTGGCGGGGCAGGCGATTCCGCTCTATGGCGATGGCGGGCAGGCACGCAGCTGGCTGCATGTCGAAGACCACTGCCGGGGAGTGCTGGCGGCGGCGGAGCGGGGCACGCCGGGAGGAATCTACAACCTGGGGAGCGAGGAAGAGACGACCAACCGGGCGCTGCTAGGGGAGTTACTGAAGCTTATGGGGCTGCCGCGGGAGTTGATCCAGAGGGTGGCGGACCGGCCGGGGCATGACCGGCGTTATGCGCTGGATAGCGGGCGGGCGCGGCGGGAACTGGGGTGGCAACCACGCTGGTCACTGGCCGAAGGCCTGCCGCAAACCCTAGAATGGTATGGCACGCACGCGGACTGGGTAGCTGCGGCGCGCGCGCAGGACTTTGATGCCTACTACCGCCGCCAATACGGATCCGCGTCGTCTGCGCCCACTGCCGGGGGCTGA
- a CDS encoding dTDP-4-dehydrorhamnose 3,5-epimerase gives MPTTAANTDPRRLRPLPGAEGGLRLAVCARAQRDVGVVIAAPGGEGLIAGVAITEGKLWPDDRGFFTELFRLPGGAGVTQVSAALSYPQVVKGVHYHRVQTDCWAPVRGEFQLALFDLRCDSPTFGAVNTLFAGEWRPWRIRIPPGVGHGYKVLGSEPGLMVYATDRYYDPEDEGRIAFDDSGLNYAWETQYR, from the coding sequence ATGCCTACTACCGCCGCCAATACGGATCCGCGTCGTCTGCGCCCACTGCCGGGGGCTGAGGGCGGACTGCGGCTGGCGGTCTGTGCGCGGGCGCAGCGGGATGTTGGGGTGGTCATTGCCGCGCCTGGCGGCGAGGGGCTGATTGCGGGCGTCGCCATCACCGAAGGCAAGCTCTGGCCGGATGACCGCGGGTTTTTTACCGAGCTATTTCGGCTGCCGGGCGGGGCCGGCGTGACGCAAGTTTCTGCGGCGCTGAGTTATCCACAGGTGGTGAAGGGGGTTCACTACCATCGCGTACAAACGGATTGCTGGGCGCCGGTGCGGGGCGAGTTTCAACTGGCATTGTTTGACCTGAGGTGCGATTCGCCCACGTTTGGCGCGGTGAACACGCTGTTTGCGGGGGAGTGGCGGCCGTGGCGCATCCGAATTCCTCCCGGCGTGGGGCATGGGTACAAGGTGCTGGGCAGCGAGCCGGGACTGATGGTGTACGCCACGGACCGGTACTACGATCCGGAAGATGAGGGCCGGATTGCGTTTGACGACAGCGGACTGAACTACGCCTGGGAGACCCAATACCGGTGA
- a CDS encoding spore coat protein — MRGVILAGGLGTRLYPLTKVTNKHLLPVYDRPMIFYPLKTLVTAGITEILLVTGGQHAGDFLRLLENGEEFGCSLRYAYQHGEGGIAAALRLAREFAAGEKLAVILGDNLFERGIGDGCRAFAAQAQGARLLLKQVPDPERFGVATLEGGRITGIEEKPAAARSDWAVTGCYFYDGTVFDKIDRCRPSGRQELEITDVNNLYLQEGTLEHSTVEGWWTDAGTFASLHRASALIEEASRR, encoded by the coding sequence GTGCGGGGGGTGATTCTGGCGGGGGGGCTGGGAACGCGGCTGTACCCGCTCACGAAGGTGACGAACAAGCACCTGCTGCCAGTGTATGACCGGCCGATGATTTTTTATCCGCTAAAGACTTTAGTGACGGCGGGGATTACCGAGATTCTGCTGGTGACCGGCGGGCAACACGCCGGGGACTTTCTGCGATTGCTGGAAAACGGGGAGGAATTTGGTTGCTCGCTACGATATGCTTATCAGCACGGAGAGGGAGGCATTGCGGCGGCGCTGCGATTGGCGCGGGAGTTTGCCGCAGGCGAGAAACTGGCAGTGATTCTGGGCGACAACCTGTTTGAGCGCGGAATTGGCGACGGCTGCCGGGCGTTTGCGGCGCAGGCACAGGGAGCACGGCTGCTGCTGAAGCAGGTGCCGGACCCGGAGCGGTTCGGGGTGGCGACGCTGGAAGGCGGCCGCATCACGGGCATTGAGGAAAAGCCGGCGGCGGCGCGCTCGGACTGGGCGGTAACGGGCTGCTACTTTTACGACGGCACGGTGTTCGACAAGATTGACCGCTGCCGACCGTCGGGGCGGCAGGAACTGGAAATTACCGACGTGAATAACTTGTATCTGCAGGAAGGCACGCTGGAGCACTCCACGGTTGAGGGCTGGTGGACCGACGCGGGGACGTTTGCGTCGCTGCATCGGGCCTCGGCGCTGATCGAGGAGGCGTCGCGACGGTAA
- a CDS encoding undecaprenyl-phosphate glucose phosphotransferase, producing the protein MSAAAPQVAPEASRPARPRRSRAAVWMRVGGQILTPAIVFGSLWLSVQLRGLEFGRGYEALGIIACLVCVLVFQGFGISHARWRTGSLMDLGSLSLAWIVSIAMLLALGYLTKTTDQYSRIALTTWFVLGLLLLCLLHLLLWSYFGWLRERGIGAVSAVIGPPTSAAQRLAATFQADASLGVQLCGYFGELGQCGIEGLPRLGALHDLAAYVRLKGVDAAYLSLEHSGAQLPDLMQALQGGRTSVFLIPNVFAFDLLQSELQSVNGIPVLAVGGAEMSPLGGAVKRLMDLTLSGLALLVLSPLLLVIAAAIKLDSPGPVIFRQRRYGIHSEEIEVWKFRSMRTLDNDRGAIAQAVRGDWRVTRVGAWLRKTSLDELPQFWNVLRGAMSLVGPRPHAVAHNELYRDKLRGYMLRHRARPGMTGWAQVNGCRGETDTIEKMQRRLDYDLEYIRRWSPVLDVWILLRTIPALLLNRDVY; encoded by the coding sequence ATGTCTGCCGCTGCCCCCCAAGTGGCGCCCGAGGCAAGCCGGCCGGCGCGGCCGAGGCGGAGCCGTGCGGCGGTGTGGATGCGGGTGGGGGGACAGATCCTCACGCCGGCGATTGTGTTTGGCAGTTTATGGCTGTCGGTGCAGCTGCGCGGGCTGGAATTTGGGCGCGGCTACGAGGCACTGGGGATTATTGCCTGCCTGGTATGCGTGCTGGTGTTTCAGGGGTTCGGCATCAGCCACGCGCGCTGGCGCACCGGGAGCCTGATGGATCTGGGGTCGCTGTCGCTGGCGTGGATCGTCTCCATCGCGATGTTGCTGGCGCTGGGCTACCTGACCAAGACCACCGATCAGTATTCGCGTATTGCGCTGACGACGTGGTTCGTGCTGGGGCTATTGCTGCTGTGCCTGCTGCACTTGTTGTTGTGGTCGTACTTTGGCTGGCTGCGGGAGCGCGGCATCGGGGCGGTTTCGGCGGTGATCGGGCCGCCGACGTCGGCGGCGCAGCGGCTGGCGGCGACGTTTCAGGCGGATGCGAGTCTGGGAGTGCAGCTTTGCGGCTATTTTGGGGAGCTCGGCCAGTGTGGAATCGAGGGCCTGCCGCGGCTGGGCGCGCTGCATGATCTGGCGGCCTACGTGCGGCTCAAGGGAGTCGATGCGGCCTATTTGTCGCTGGAACACTCCGGGGCGCAGCTACCGGATCTGATGCAAGCGTTGCAGGGCGGACGCACGTCGGTATTTCTGATCCCCAATGTCTTTGCGTTTGATTTGCTGCAATCCGAACTGCAGAGCGTGAACGGCATCCCGGTGCTGGCGGTGGGCGGCGCGGAGATGAGTCCGCTGGGAGGCGCCGTCAAGCGACTTATGGATCTGACGCTCTCCGGGCTGGCGCTGTTGGTGCTGTCGCCGCTGCTGTTGGTGATCGCGGCGGCGATCAAGCTGGACTCGCCCGGGCCCGTAATCTTCCGGCAGCGGCGCTACGGCATACACAGCGAAGAAATTGAGGTGTGGAAGTTCCGCTCGATGCGGACACTGGATAACGACCGGGGGGCGATCGCGCAAGCGGTGCGCGGCGACTGGCGGGTTACGCGCGTGGGCGCCTGGCTGCGGAAGACATCGCTGGATGAACTGCCGCAGTTTTGGAATGTGTTGCGCGGCGCCATGTCGCTGGTGGGCCCGCGGCCACACGCGGTAGCGCACAACGAGCTCTATCGGGACAAGCTGCGGGGATACATGCTGCGCCATCGGGCGCGGCCGGGCATGACCGGCTGGGCGCAGGTTAACGGCTGCCGGGGCGAGACCGACACGATCGAGAAGATGCAGCGGCGGCTGGATTATGATTTGGAGTACATCCGGCGGTGGTCGCCGGTGCTGGATGTGTGGATTTTGCTGCGCACGATCCCGGCGCTGCTGCTGAACCGCGATGTCTACTGA
- a CDS encoding SIS domain-containing protein, with amino-acid sequence MSTEELFRSNFAGSQAVAQATLGACGGALTRAADVLVACYRAGGKALFCGNGGSAAQAQHLAAEFVGRYLRERRPLAALALHSNSSTLTAIGNDYGYEQSFARPVEAFARRGDVIVGLSTSGNSPNVVEALRRGRELDCTAIALTGEGGGKMAAEADILIAVPSRETPRIQECHLLIGHCLCQAVEEALFGR; translated from the coding sequence ATGTCTACTGAAGAACTGTTTCGCTCGAATTTTGCCGGATCGCAGGCGGTGGCGCAGGCCACGCTGGGGGCGTGCGGCGGGGCGCTGACGCGCGCGGCGGACGTGCTGGTCGCTTGCTACCGCGCGGGCGGGAAGGCGCTGTTTTGCGGCAACGGAGGGAGCGCGGCACAGGCGCAGCATCTGGCGGCGGAGTTTGTGGGGCGGTATTTGCGGGAGCGGCGGCCGCTGGCGGCGCTGGCGCTGCACAGCAACAGCTCGACGTTGACAGCGATTGGGAACGACTACGGCTACGAGCAGAGTTTTGCGCGGCCGGTGGAGGCGTTTGCGCGACGGGGTGACGTGATTGTGGGGCTGAGCACGTCGGGCAATTCACCGAATGTGGTGGAGGCGCTGCGGCGGGGGCGCGAATTGGACTGCACGGCGATTGCGCTGACGGGCGAGGGTGGCGGGAAGATGGCGGCGGAGGCAGACATTTTGATTGCGGTGCCGAGCCGGGAGACGCCGCGGATTCAGGAGTGCCATCTGCTGATTGGGCACTGCCTGTGCCAGGCGGTGGAAGAGGCGCTGTTTGGGCGCTGA
- a CDS encoding NAD(P)-dependent oxidoreductase — MGTACARRWKRRCLGAEFAVVGSRGQLGQEFLRVLGRRAVGLERRQLDVADAEACARVLGELGPRVVINCAAFNQVDWAETRHAAALAANAEGPGHLAALAAARGFRLVHFSTDYVFGGDGLTRPRTENDAPAPVNFYGYSKLLGEEAVLRTCPSALVLRVAHLYGGRSRSPGRASLVERFVERARAGEAIAVTRGQWLNPTSVRDIVAATLRLLPMGAHGLFHLTGEGACEADTFAREVCRRAGLRPKLRYVTHDERPARRAAHTVLANARWAALGLGPLPDWRTSLAGGDAAR, encoded by the coding sequence TTGGGCACTGCCTGTGCCAGGCGGTGGAAGAGGCGCTGTTTGGGCGCTGAATTTGCCGTCGTCGGCTCGCGGGGGCAGTTGGGGCAGGAGTTTCTGCGGGTGCTGGGGCGGCGGGCGGTGGGGCTGGAGCGTCGGCAGCTTGACGTTGCTGATGCCGAGGCGTGCGCGCGGGTGCTGGGGGAGCTAGGGCCGCGGGTGGTGATCAACTGCGCGGCGTTCAACCAGGTGGATTGGGCGGAGACGCGGCACGCGGCGGCGCTGGCAGCGAATGCCGAGGGGCCGGGACACTTGGCGGCGTTGGCGGCGGCGCGGGGTTTCCGATTGGTGCATTTCAGCACCGATTACGTATTTGGCGGGGATGGGTTGACGCGGCCGCGGACGGAAAATGATGCGCCCGCGCCGGTGAATTTTTACGGCTACAGCAAGCTGCTGGGCGAGGAGGCGGTGCTGCGGACGTGTCCCAGCGCGCTGGTGCTGCGGGTGGCGCATTTGTACGGTGGGCGGTCGCGGTCGCCGGGACGCGCCAGTTTGGTGGAGAGATTCGTGGAGCGGGCGCGGGCGGGCGAGGCGATTGCGGTGACGCGCGGGCAGTGGTTGAATCCGACTTCGGTGCGCGACATTGTGGCGGCGACACTGCGGCTGCTGCCCATGGGCGCGCACGGGCTGTTTCACCTGACCGGCGAAGGCGCCTGCGAGGCGGATACGTTCGCGCGGGAAGTGTGCCGGCGGGCGGGGCTGCGGCCGAAGCTGCGCTACGTCACGCACGATGAGCGGCCGGCGCGGCGAGCGGCGCACACGGTGCTGGCCAACGCGCGCTGGGCGGCGCTGGGGCTGGGGCCGCTGCCGGACTGGCGCACATCGCTTGCAGGCGGCGACGCAGCGCGCTAA
- a CDS encoding kinase: MIVTRTPFRISFFGGGTDYPAWYREHGGAVLTTAIDKYCYITCRYLPPFFEHHSRIIYTRVENVPDNARIEHPAVRACLRSLGITDGVEIHHDADLPARTGLGTSSTFVVGLLHALNALCQQPREPAALARAAIRIEQQELGENVGAQDQIAAAFGGLQLIRFHPDGRFQLEPVAVPPERLAALRAHLHLYFTGFARTASEIAGEQIANIPARTAELQAMQAMVEEGERLLSGDAPLAEFGALLHQAWMCKRRLSNRISNPDMDAIYDRARAAGALGGKLLGAGGGGFFLFFVPPERAAAFHERMAPLMHVPFSFPAQGSELVLASEDVFVPAAEPLRRSYRIAA; the protein is encoded by the coding sequence ATGATCGTCACCCGCACCCCCTTCCGCATTTCCTTTTTCGGCGGGGGCACGGACTATCCGGCCTGGTACCGCGAGCACGGCGGCGCGGTGTTGACCACGGCGATCGACAAGTACTGCTACATCACCTGCCGCTACCTGCCGCCGTTTTTCGAGCACCACAGTCGGATTATCTACACCCGCGTGGAAAACGTGCCCGACAACGCCCGCATCGAGCACCCCGCCGTGCGCGCCTGCCTGCGCTCGCTCGGCATCACCGACGGGGTTGAAATCCACCATGATGCCGACCTGCCCGCGCGCACCGGCCTCGGCACCAGCTCCACCTTCGTCGTCGGCCTGCTGCACGCCCTCAACGCCCTCTGCCAGCAGCCGCGCGAGCCCGCCGCGCTGGCGCGGGCCGCCATCCGCATCGAGCAGCAGGAGCTGGGCGAAAACGTCGGCGCTCAGGATCAGATCGCCGCCGCCTTCGGCGGCCTGCAGTTGATTCGCTTCCATCCCGACGGCCGCTTCCAGCTCGAGCCCGTCGCCGTCCCGCCCGAGCGCCTCGCCGCGCTGCGCGCGCATCTGCACCTCTACTTCACCGGCTTCGCCCGCACCGCCTCCGAGATTGCTGGCGAGCAGATCGCCAACATTCCCGCCCGCACCGCCGAGCTGCAGGCCATGCAGGCCATGGTTGAGGAAGGCGAGCGCCTCCTCAGCGGCGACGCGCCGCTGGCCGAATTCGGCGCCCTGCTGCATCAGGCCTGGATGTGCAAGCGCCGCCTCAGCAACCGCATCTCTAACCCTGACATGGACGCCATCTACGACCGCGCCCGTGCTGCCGGCGCCCTCGGCGGCAAGCTCCTCGGCGCCGGTGGCGGCGGTTTTTTCCTTTTCTTCGTCCCGCCTGAACGCGCCGCCGCGTTCCACGAGCGCATGGCGCCGCTCATGCACGTCCCCTTCTCGTTTCCCGCCCAGGGCAGCGAGCTGGTCCTCGCCAGCGAAGACGTCTTCGTCCCCGCCGCCGAGCCCCTCCGCCGCAGCTACCGCATCGCCGCCTGA
- the dnaK gene encoding molecular chaperone DnaK: MAKIIGIDLGTTNSVVAVMENGEPKVIANAEGGRTTPSVVAFTKNGERLVGQVAKRQAITNPDGTVYSIKRFMGRRYNEVSEEMKMVPYKVVQQGDHVAVEVQGKTYTPPEISAFILQKLKQAADDYLGEKVTEAVITVPAYFNDAQRQATKDAGRIAGLDVKRIVNEPTAAALAYGLDKQKEETIAIYDFGGGTFDISILEVGEGVVEVKSTNGDTHLGGDNIDQRLVDWLVDDFKKDEGIDLRGRGNEMALQRLKDAAEKAKMELSTTMETEINLPFITADASGPKHLLKKLSRSQFERMVEEILQRSVAPCQQALKDAGLTADKINEVVLVGGSTRIPRVQQIVKDLFHKEPHKGVNPDEVVAVGAAVQAGVLAGEVKDLLLLDVTPLSLGIETLGGVNTVLIQRNTTIPTRKSETFSTAADNQTSVEVHVLQGERPMAAQNRTLGKFHLVGLPAAPRGIPQIEVTFDIDANGIVNVSAKDLGTSKEQKITITSSSGLSKDEIDRMTKEAEAHSDEDKQRREEVEARNQLDSLVYNTDKMLKENREKVPASDAQAVDAALADGRKALEGGDTAAMVAAKDALTAATHKLAEALYKNASAQPGGQAPPSEPEPGAGAAPGTGNGEAKPGDVIDAEYVDADGDGKKG; this comes from the coding sequence ATGGCAAAGATTATCGGAATTGACCTTGGCACCACCAACAGCGTGGTTGCCGTCATGGAAAACGGCGAACCCAAAGTGATCGCCAACGCCGAAGGCGGGCGGACGACGCCGTCGGTGGTGGCGTTCACCAAGAATGGCGAGCGGCTGGTGGGCCAGGTGGCCAAGCGGCAGGCGATTACCAACCCGGATGGGACGGTGTATTCGATCAAGCGCTTCATGGGGCGGCGCTACAACGAAGTCAGCGAAGAGATGAAGATGGTGCCCTACAAGGTGGTGCAGCAGGGCGACCACGTGGCGGTGGAGGTGCAGGGGAAGACGTATACGCCGCCGGAGATTTCGGCGTTCATTCTGCAGAAGCTGAAACAGGCGGCGGACGATTACCTGGGCGAAAAAGTTACCGAAGCGGTGATCACCGTGCCGGCGTACTTTAACGACGCGCAGCGGCAGGCGACGAAGGACGCGGGGCGGATTGCGGGCCTGGACGTCAAGCGCATTGTGAACGAGCCGACGGCGGCGGCGCTGGCGTATGGCCTCGACAAGCAGAAGGAAGAGACCATCGCCATTTATGACTTTGGCGGCGGAACGTTCGACATTTCAATTCTGGAAGTGGGCGAGGGCGTGGTCGAGGTGAAATCGACCAACGGGGACACGCACCTGGGCGGCGACAACATCGACCAGCGGCTGGTGGACTGGCTGGTGGACGACTTCAAGAAAGACGAAGGCATCGACCTGCGCGGGCGCGGCAACGAGATGGCGCTGCAGCGGCTGAAGGACGCGGCGGAGAAGGCCAAGATGGAGCTGTCGACGACGATGGAGACGGAGATCAACCTGCCCTTCATCACCGCCGACGCCAGCGGGCCGAAACACCTGCTGAAAAAGCTGTCACGCTCGCAGTTTGAGCGCATGGTGGAAGAGATTTTGCAGCGCTCGGTGGCGCCCTGCCAGCAGGCGCTCAAAGACGCCGGCCTCACCGCGGACAAGATCAACGAAGTGGTGCTGGTGGGCGGCTCGACGCGCATTCCGCGGGTGCAGCAGATCGTGAAGGACCTGTTCCACAAGGAGCCGCACAAGGGCGTGAATCCGGACGAAGTGGTGGCGGTGGGGGCGGCGGTGCAGGCGGGCGTGCTGGCGGGCGAGGTGAAAGACCTGCTGCTGCTGGACGTGACGCCGCTGTCGCTGGGCATCGAGACTCTGGGCGGGGTGAACACGGTGCTGATCCAGCGCAACACCACGATTCCGACGCGGAAGAGCGAGACGTTTTCGACCGCGGCCGACAACCAGACGTCGGTTGAGGTACACGTGCTGCAAGGCGAGCGGCCGATGGCGGCGCAGAACCGGACGCTGGGGAAGTTCCATCTGGTGGGTCTGCCGGCGGCGCCGCGCGGGATTCCGCAAATTGAGGTGACGTTCGACATTGACGCCAACGGCATCGTGAACGTGAGCGCCAAGGATCTGGGCACGAGCAAGGAGCAGAAGATCACCATCACCAGCTCCAGCGGCTTGTCGAAGGACGAGATCGACCGCATGACCAAGGAGGCCGAGGCGCACTCGGACGAGGACAAGCAGCGGCGCGAAGAGGTGGAGGCGCGCAATCAGCTCGACAGCCTGGTGTACAACACCGACAAGATGCTGAAGGAGAACCGGGAGAAGGTTCCGGCGAGCGATGCGCAGGCGGTGGACGCGGCGCTGGCGGACGGGCGCAAGGCCCTGGAAGGCGGCGATACGGCGGCGATGGTGGCGGCCAAGGATGCGCTGACCGCGGCCACGCACAAGCTGGCGGAGGCGCTGTACAAGAACGCCAGCGCGCAGCCGGGCGGGCAGGCGCCGCCGAGCGAGCCGGAGCCGGGCGCGGGCGCGGCGCCGGGTACGGGCAATGGCGAGGCGAAGCCGGGGGACGTGATCGACGCCGAATATGTGGATGCCGACGGCGACGGCAAGAAGGGCTAA
- a CDS encoding J domain-containing protein, with translation MPTATKDYYAVLGIKRGATADEIRKAYRRLARKLHPDVNPGNKTAEDRFKQVQEAYDILSDAKKRDFFDKTGFYNDQAFQQGADVFTGAAQGAAAGGARGEGRWTGAPPPGFDFSGFDFSGFEPGAAGAGRKTAGGGSFRDIFSSIFNRQGAPAETTGSDLEYQVTVGFWDAIRGSVLRLNVPRQDRCPQCNGTGTGGRGGVCPECGGKGQVSQTVNGMKFNLRCGTCGGTGKAGAACPRCHGQGRVQQTESLQVQLKPGTREGARLRIPGKGNWGSEGSGDLYVIVRIKPHALFQRQADDIYVKVPISITEAALGAKIGVPTIEGKALLNIPAGTQSGQKFRMRERGVANAQHGEVRGDEYVEVQVVVPHLRDEQSRELLREFARLNPEDAREAVLKQAQG, from the coding sequence GTGCCCACGGCCACCAAAGACTACTACGCCGTATTAGGAATCAAGCGGGGCGCCACGGCGGACGAGATCCGCAAGGCGTACCGGCGGCTGGCGCGCAAGCTGCACCCGGACGTCAACCCGGGCAACAAGACGGCGGAAGACCGCTTTAAGCAGGTACAGGAAGCCTACGACATCCTGAGCGACGCGAAGAAGCGGGATTTTTTCGACAAAACCGGTTTCTACAACGACCAGGCGTTTCAGCAGGGCGCGGACGTGTTTACGGGCGCGGCGCAGGGCGCGGCGGCCGGCGGTGCGCGCGGAGAAGGACGCTGGACGGGAGCGCCGCCGCCGGGATTTGATTTTTCCGGCTTCGATTTCTCGGGCTTTGAGCCGGGGGCGGCGGGCGCGGGGCGCAAGACGGCGGGCGGAGGGTCGTTCCGCGATATTTTTTCGAGCATCTTCAACCGCCAGGGCGCGCCCGCGGAGACGACCGGGAGCGATCTGGAGTATCAGGTGACGGTCGGGTTCTGGGATGCGATCCGGGGCTCGGTGCTGCGGCTGAATGTGCCGCGCCAGGACCGCTGCCCGCAGTGCAACGGCACGGGCACGGGCGGACGCGGGGGAGTGTGTCCGGAGTGCGGCGGTAAGGGGCAGGTTTCGCAGACCGTCAATGGGATGAAGTTCAACCTGCGCTGCGGCACCTGCGGCGGAACGGGCAAGGCGGGCGCGGCTTGTCCGCGCTGTCACGGCCAGGGCAGGGTGCAGCAGACCGAATCGCTGCAGGTGCAACTCAAGCCGGGCACGCGCGAAGGGGCGCGGCTGCGGATCCCGGGCAAGGGCAATTGGGGATCGGAAGGCAGCGGCGATCTGTACGTGATCGTGCGCATCAAGCCGCATGCGCTGTTCCAGCGGCAGGCGGACGACATTTACGTGAAGGTGCCGATCAGCATTACGGAGGCGGCGCTGGGGGCCAAGATCGGCGTGCCCACGATCGAGGGCAAGGCGCTGCTGAATATTCCGGCGGGGACGCAGTCGGGGCAGAAGTTCCGGATGCGCGAGCGCGGCGTCGCCAACGCGCAGCACGGCGAGGTGCGCGGGGATGAATACGTGGAAGTGCAGGTGGTGGTGCCGCACCTGCGCGACGAGCAGAGCCGCGAGCTGCTGCGCGAGTTCGCGCGGCTCAATCCCGAAGACGCGCGCGAGGCGGTTCTGAAGCAGGCGCAAGGGTAG
- a CDS encoding MerR family transcriptional regulator yields the protein MVRKKGRAAYMISAVAEQYGVHPQTLRLYEREGLLKPSRTEGNTRLYTEEDLQRLEVILSLTRDMGVNLAGVEVILNLRERMQQMQQQMQEFVDFVQHDLVNRGMGLGGTSEALVPVRQGPGGRGQGSGARGQGR from the coding sequence ATGGTCCGCAAAAAAGGCCGCGCTGCGTACATGATTTCCGCTGTCGCCGAGCAGTACGGCGTGCATCCGCAGACACTGCGGCTGTACGAGCGCGAAGGGCTGCTGAAGCCGTCACGCACGGAAGGCAACACGCGGCTGTACACGGAGGAGGACCTGCAGCGGCTGGAGGTGATTCTGTCGCTGACGCGCGACATGGGGGTGAATCTGGCGGGGGTTGAGGTGATCCTGAATCTGCGCGAGCGCATGCAGCAGATGCAGCAGCAGATGCAGGAGTTCGTGGACTTTGTGCAGCACGATCTGGTGAACCGCGGGATGGGTCTCGGCGGGACGAGCGAGGCGCTGGTGCCGGTGCGGCAGGGGCCGGGAGGCAGGGGTCAGGGGTCAGGGGCCAGGGGCCAGGGCCGCTAG
- a CDS encoding phosphatidylglycerophosphatase A, with amino-acid sequence MAVRSKPYGLSVPVALPEQGTAWERAQHWLAIGGPIGLIPWVPATIASAIVAAVCWWRPPAWAFIVPAVIVLFIAGGFAGTTSERLLGVEDPRNVVLDEIAGQLLTFVFVLPTSAAAAIAGFVLFRIFDVIKPPPARAAERLRGGWGIMADDLVGGLYAAVILWLLARVLR; translated from the coding sequence ATGGCGGTGCGGTCCAAGCCGTATGGGTTGAGCGTGCCGGTTGCCTTGCCGGAGCAGGGGACGGCGTGGGAGCGGGCGCAGCACTGGCTGGCGATTGGCGGCCCGATCGGACTGATTCCCTGGGTGCCGGCGACGATTGCCTCCGCCATCGTTGCGGCGGTGTGCTGGTGGCGGCCGCCGGCGTGGGCATTTATCGTGCCCGCCGTCATCGTGCTGTTCATCGCCGGCGGGTTTGCGGGGACGACGTCGGAGCGATTGCTGGGCGTCGAAGACCCGCGCAATGTGGTGCTCGACGAAATTGCCGGGCAGTTGCTGACGTTCGTCTTTGTACTGCCGACCAGCGCCGCGGCGGCGATTGCGGGCTTCGTGCTGTTCCGCATCTTCGATGTCATCAAGCCGCCGCCGGCACGCGCGGCCGAGCGGCTGCGCGGCGGCTGGGGGATCATGGCCGACGATCTGGTCGGGGGGCTGTATGCGGCGGTGATTCTGTGGCTGCTGGCGCGGGTGTTGCGCTAG